One genomic segment of Coffea arabica cultivar ET-39 chromosome 6e, Coffea Arabica ET-39 HiFi, whole genome shotgun sequence includes these proteins:
- the LOC113696571 gene encoding uncharacterized protein produces the protein MEKKIYDAALHGNVNILHELLQEDKSILDRVSLNCTNNYTPLHIAAMRGHEEFVKVILAQSPELSTELDSRQKLSPLHLASARGHSKIVEALVNANPDMCLVLDRNGSNPLHLAAVKGRVKVLEMLVDSRPFAAREKTKRGESILHLCVKYNQLDALKKLVEIVDDEEFLNQKDGDGLSILHLAVISKQIQIIQYLITTAININEKNPKGRTAMDLIPQNPLEMNQQIEAVLRQVGALKAEEITESITNVSNTTRPNKFSPDDYSQPLRNDTVPAEEHSQMPINIVPAENAPSQVNPSTTTQGANQQSNFRWLEQKSKALMVVASLIATMAFQAGLSPPGAVWQDDSTQDSSGNPAPNPHKAGESVMAYHHLHYYKYFLRFNTTAFVSSLSIILMLISELPFKHEIFMWFLVGVMWLTATSIALTYGISIAYVTPEMDKEQLGHVIEIAVAAWCGVITLVLLGKTAYSLHQWWKNGRRIRWPMTKRNSLVRNHGNQLSIASTSFV, from the exons ATGGAGAAAAAGATTTATGATGCAGCCCTTCATGGAAATGTCAATATTCTTCATGAATTGCTCCAAGAAGATAAATCAATTCTTGATAGAGTTTCTTTAAATTGTACCAACAATTATACTCCTCTGCATATAGCAGCAATGAGAGGCCATGAAGAATTTGTCAAAGTAATATTGGCTCAAAGCCCTGAGCTATCTACTGAGCTAGATTCGCGTCAAAAATTGTCACCCCTTCATTTGGCATCAGCTAGAGGGCATTCGAAGATTGTGGAGGCATTGGTAAATGCTAATCCTGACATGTGCTTGGTTCTTGATCGAAATGGCAGCAACCCTCTTCATCTTGCAGCCGTCAAAGGCAGAGTCAAGGTTTTGGAAATGCTGGTTGATTCAAGGCCGTTTGCAGCTAGAGAAAAGACCAAACGTGGGGAGTCTATTTTGCATCTGTGTGTGAAGTATAATCAGTTGGATGCCCTGAAGAAGCTGGTGGAAATTGTGGATGATGAGGAGTTCTTGAATCAGAAGGATGGCGATGGCCTCAGCATATTGCATTTGGCTGTTATTTCCAAGCAAATTCAG ATCATCCAATACTTGATAACTACAGCCATAAATATAAATGAGAAGAATCCAAAAGGGCGCACAGCAATGGACCTTATACCACAGAATCCCCTAGAGATGAATCAACAGATTGAAGCGGTTCTGCGACAAGTAGGAGCCTTAAAGGCAGAGGAAATCACCGAATCCATTACAAACGTTTCTAATACCACGAGGCCTAACAAATTTTCACCAGATGACTATTCTCAACCATTAAGAAATGATACTGTGCCTGCAGAGGAACATTCTCAAATGCCAATTAATATTGTCCCTGCAGAAAATGCACCATCTCAAGTTAATCCATCAACAACCACACAAGGAGCTAATCAGCAATCCAATTTCAGATGGTTAGAACAGAAAAGCAAAGCACTAATGGTCGTGGCATCGCTCATCGCGACAATGGCTTTCCAGGCCGGATTAAGCCCACCAGGAGCAGTTTGGCAAGATGATTCAACTCAGGATTCTTCAGGAAATCCTGCACCAAATCCACACAAGGCAGGCGAATCCGTTATGGCTTACCATCACCTCCATTACTACAAGTATTTCCTTCGGTTCAACACGACTGCCTTTGTTTCATCCCTCAGCATAATCCTGATGCTCATCAGTGAACTACCCTTCAAGCATGAGATCTTCATGTGGTTCTTGGTGGGTGTTATGTGGTTAACAGCTACTTCAATTGCACTAACTTATGGTATATCAATTGCATATGTTACACCAGAGATGGATAAGGAACAACTTGGTCATGTGATTGAAATTGCCGTAGCTGCATGGTGTGGTGTGATAACTCTTGTTCTCCTGGGGAAAACTGCCTATTCCTTGCACCAATGGtggaaaaatggaagaagaaTAAGGTGGCCAATGACAAAGAGGAATTCACTTGTTCGGAACCATGGAAATCAACTAAGTATAGCATCAACTTCATTCGTCTAA